AAAAACCGTACGCAGAAATCACGCCCTTTGTCGATTTTAAGTTATTATTGTTCAATATTCCAAAGGATGGCTAGCAATGCAGAGTGAATTTACCGAAAAAAACTGCGTTGTTCACGGGAACAAGGCGTCAGTGTATGAGTGCGTCGAGTGTGGGCGCGACTATTGCTCCGCCTGTCTTACCATGGTGGAAGGTGAGCCATTCTGTGAAATTTGTTGGGAACGCAACCTCGCAACCCTCGCGCCCAAACCCGACCCCAACGTAACCTATACCCCCAGCGTCCCCTGGCAAAACTGGCGGCGCTTAGGCGTTTGGAACGCCTTCTGGGAAACCGCCATCCAACCGCGCGTGTTCTTCTCAAAAATTCACGCTCAGGTCGGCATCGGCGCCGCACTGTTTTTTGCGCTGGTTTGCGTCCTATTTCTGTGGTACCCGATGAACGTCATCTATGTGAAATTATTGATCCCGCCGATGTTAAATACCATCACCCAGCAGGCGGCTGAAAACCCCTCCTCGGTCGCGATGGCCGAAGAAATGCGCGGGCGCATTGAATCGATCACCTCACTCGACCTGTTGGCGATGCCGCTACTATTTATCATCAATTACCTGGTGTTTTCGTCATTGATCCAACAGATGATGATCCGCATGATGCAAGGAAAGCAGGGCTATTCCGCCACGCTGCAGATTCGCTGTTACGCCATGATTTCCCAAATATTTCTGCTGATTCCCTTCCTGGGGTTCTTTTTGGC
This Candidatus Hinthialibacter antarcticus DNA region includes the following protein-coding sequences:
- a CDS encoding YIP1 family protein; the protein is MQSEFTEKNCVVHGNKASVYECVECGRDYCSACLTMVEGEPFCEICWERNLATLAPKPDPNVTYTPSVPWQNWRRLGVWNAFWETAIQPRVFFSKIHAQVGIGAALFFALVCVLFLWYPMNVIYVKLLIPPMLNTITQQAAENPSSVAMAEEMRGRIESITSLDLLAMPLLFIINYLVFSSLIQQMMIRMMQGKQGYSATLQIRCYAMISQIFLLIPFLGFFLAELSTLVICTQGFQSAQGLSRARALLVALVPAMISLIGLPFSI